A window of the Desulforapulum autotrophicum HRM2 genome harbors these coding sequences:
- a CDS encoding carboxymuconolactone decarboxylase family protein: MADKDLVEKNLADKNLVEKTKETAARYFKGVKGEKPFELWRSFDKDLARDMSLYITGTIYSRKKIPHTTRQLVTVAALTVLDRPEELKLHIEAALNVGCKPREISEVMFQTSVYGGVPAMNTALKVLRTVLEEKGLWPLD, translated from the coding sequence ATGGCGGACAAGGATTTGGTTGAGAAAAATCTGGCGGATAAAAATCTGGTGGAGAAAACAAAGGAGACGGCGGCCCGCTACTTTAAAGGGGTGAAGGGTGAGAAACCCTTTGAACTATGGCGTTCCTTTGACAAGGATCTTGCCCGGGACATGTCGTTGTATATCACGGGCACCATATATTCAAGAAAAAAGATCCCCCATACCACCCGGCAGCTTGTGACGGTTGCGGCGTTGACTGTCCTTGATCGGCCAGAAGAGTTAAAGCTTCACATTGAGGCAGCCCTGAATGTGGGATGCAAGCCCCGGGAGATTTCCGAGGTGATGTTTCAAACCTCGGTGTACGGGGGGGTCCCTGCCATGAATACCGCCCTTAAGGTGCTCAGGACTGTTCTTGAAGAAAAGGGCCTGTGGCCCCTTGACTGA
- a CDS encoding acetyl-CoA carboxylase biotin carboxyl carrier protein subunit: MSEELLAPMLGKIVEIYVNVGDGVEEDDDAVLIEAMKMETPIYIPCNGKVATINVKVGDTVEEDAVLMTIDPQ, encoded by the coding sequence ATGAGCGAAGAACTGCTGGCCCCAATGCTGGGCAAAATAGTTGAAATTTATGTCAATGTGGGCGATGGCGTCGAAGAGGATGACGATGCCGTACTCATCGAGGCCATGAAAATGGAAACCCCCATATACATTCCCTGCAACGGTAAGGTTGCAACGATCAACGTCAAGGTCGGTGATACCGTTGAAGAGGATGCCGTTCTCATGACCATTGATCCCCAATAG
- a CDS encoding citrate synthase, with the protein MENPHDTIQLSCKGRCFDFPLVEGSEGEQAIDIKTLRARTGLITLDPGYANTGSCTSSITFMDGERGILRYRGIPIQELAQQASFKETAFLLIHGSLPTRDELTQFSEQLTDYSPVHENMRLFFQNFPPNAHPMGILSSMVNSLRSFYPEIANEDEEIKVTVTRLISKIRTLAAMSYKISMGYQVIYPRPDLSYCANFLHMMFDSTVRPYELKEEVVHALRVIWILHADHEQNCSTSAVRLVGSARVNLYAAISSGITALWGPLHGGANQAVIEMLEAIRKGGGDCRSFVERAKNPNDSFRLMGFGHRVYKTYDPRAVIMKEVCHKLLGALGRSDALLDIARELEATALEDEYFISRNLYPNIDFYTGIAFRAMGIPTNMFPVMFAIGRLPGWIAQWLESIRDPHWKLSRPRQIYTGPKETAYTPIDQRV; encoded by the coding sequence ATGGAAAACCCACACGATACGATTCAACTTTCGTGCAAAGGCCGATGTTTTGATTTTCCTTTGGTGGAAGGTTCAGAAGGGGAACAGGCCATTGATATAAAAACCCTCAGGGCAAGAACCGGGCTGATTACCCTTGACCCGGGCTATGCCAATACCGGCAGTTGTACCAGCAGCATCACCTTTATGGATGGTGAACGGGGGATACTCAGGTACAGGGGAATTCCCATTCAGGAGTTAGCCCAACAGGCAAGTTTCAAGGAGACAGCCTTTCTTCTTATCCATGGCTCCCTTCCCACCAGGGATGAGTTGACCCAGTTTTCTGAACAGTTGACCGACTATTCTCCGGTCCATGAGAATATGAGACTTTTTTTCCAGAATTTTCCGCCCAATGCCCATCCCATGGGCATTTTATCGTCCATGGTTAACAGTCTTCGCAGTTTTTATCCGGAAATTGCCAACGAAGATGAAGAGATCAAGGTTACGGTGACCCGATTGATTTCCAAAATTCGTACTCTTGCCGCCATGTCCTACAAAATATCCATGGGATATCAGGTGATCTACCCACGACCGGATCTTTCGTATTGTGCCAATTTTTTGCACATGATGTTTGATTCAACCGTCAGGCCTTATGAATTAAAGGAGGAGGTGGTCCATGCATTACGGGTGATCTGGATCCTCCATGCTGACCATGAGCAGAACTGTTCCACCTCGGCCGTGCGGTTGGTTGGCAGTGCCAGGGTAAACCTTTATGCGGCCATATCCTCTGGAATTACAGCCCTTTGGGGGCCGCTCCATGGTGGGGCTAACCAGGCGGTGATCGAGATGCTCGAAGCAATCAGGAAGGGGGGAGGCGATTGCCGCAGTTTTGTAGAAAGGGCAAAGAACCCCAACGATTCCTTTCGGTTGATGGGGTTTGGTCACCGGGTCTATAAAACCTATGATCCCCGAGCTGTAATAATGAAAGAGGTATGCCACAAACTCCTTGGAGCCCTTGGTCGCAGTGATGCGCTGCTTGATATTGCCCGGGAGCTTGAAGCAACAGCCCTTGAGGATGAATATTTTATCTCACGGAATCTCTATCCCAACATCGATTTTTATACCGGTATTGCCTTTCGTGCCATGGGCATACCAACGAATATGTTTCCGGTGATGTTTGCCATTGGCAGACTGCCCGGTTGGATCGCCCAGTGGTTGGAGAGCATCAGGGATCCCCATTGGAAACTCAGCCGGCCCAGACAGATTTATACCGGCCCCAAAGAAACTGCGTATACCCCTATTGATCAGCGTGTTTAA
- a CDS encoding sodium ion-translocating decarboxylase subunit beta yields MDLIKYLIETTGFVHLTPGMVVMWIIALGLMYLAIAKNYEPLLLLPIGFGILVANLPLAGLMTPEEGLLWKFYHFGIQWEVIPPLIFLGLGALTDFGPMLARPSLLFLGAGAQAGVYITFFAAQAMGFNIQEAATIGIIGGADGPTTIFLASKLAPHMLGVCAVAAYSYMALVPIIQPPIMRLMTTDAERKIRMKKIRKVNKLEKIFFPVVAALVIILLIPAAAPLIAMFMLGNLFRESGVVERLTHASQNELLNIVTIFLGLPVGATMNAEVFLKPEVIFVFCLGLVAFSVSTAMGIVLAKIMNLFLKDKINPLLGAAGVSAVPMAARVVHKVAQEADKKNYLLMYAMGPNVAGVIGTVIAAGIFLTLLQ; encoded by the coding sequence ATGGATCTTATTAAGTATCTCATCGAGACAACGGGTTTTGTCCATCTAACCCCGGGCATGGTGGTAATGTGGATCATTGCCCTGGGCCTGATGTATCTTGCCATTGCAAAAAACTATGAGCCGCTGCTGCTGCTGCCCATCGGGTTCGGTATCCTGGTTGCCAATCTGCCCCTTGCAGGGTTGATGACGCCTGAAGAGGGACTGCTCTGGAAATTTTATCATTTCGGCATCCAGTGGGAGGTGATTCCGCCGTTGATCTTTCTGGGCCTTGGGGCGCTTACCGATTTTGGCCCCATGCTGGCAAGACCCTCACTGCTGTTTCTGGGGGCAGGGGCCCAGGCCGGGGTGTACATCACTTTTTTTGCGGCCCAGGCCATGGGGTTCAACATCCAGGAGGCGGCTACCATCGGTATCATCGGCGGGGCTGATGGACCCACCACCATCTTTCTGGCATCCAAGCTTGCCCCCCACATGCTCGGCGTTTGCGCCGTTGCTGCCTATTCTTACATGGCCCTGGTGCCCATTATCCAGCCGCCCATCATGCGCCTGATGACCACGGATGCGGAGCGTAAGATCAGGATGAAGAAAATAAGAAAGGTCAACAAGCTGGAAAAGATTTTTTTCCCGGTTGTGGCAGCCCTTGTGATCATTCTTCTGATTCCCGCAGCAGCGCCGCTCATCGCCATGTTCATGCTGGGTAACCTTTTCAGGGAGTCCGGGGTGGTTGAACGGTTGACCCACGCCTCCCAGAACGAGCTGTTGAACATTGTCACCATTTTTCTTGGCCTGCCCGTGGGTGCTACCATGAATGCCGAGGTGTTTTTGAAACCTGAGGTGATTTTTGTGTTCTGCCTGGGTCTTGTTGCCTTTTCCGTGAGTACGGCAATGGGGATTGTACTTGCTAAGATCATGAATCTGTTTCTAAAGGATAAGATCAATCCGTTGCTGGGGGCTGCAGGGGTATCTGCCGTGCCCATGGCGGCCCGGGTGGTCCACAAGGTGGCCCAGGAGGCCGACAAAAAGAATTATCTGCTGATGTATGCCATGGGACCCAATGTGGCAGGCGTCATTGGTACTGTCATTGCCGCAGGGATTTTTCTGACCCTGCTTCAATAA
- a CDS encoding acyl-CoA carboxylase subunit beta — protein MRPYFEKMPDFGNPLKKGQIKRGVDNAQSLKAVEQEIDEAVDTIKNAGFSEEKINARGQMTVWQRLDYIVDKGTWSPLHILYNPANNSEGTTNVIDGLGKISGRWAVIIGFDNKVMAGAWLAGQSENILRVTDLAKRLNIPLVWLVNCSGAKLTEQEKFYANRRGAGTPFYRHAELNQMGIPVLAGIYGTNPAGGGYQSISPTILFAHKDCNIAVGGAGIVSGMAPKGNFDGAAAEQIIENTRHFKSHPPGSVATHYDGTGFFRYVYEEETGVLDGLKEYMAEIPAYNPRFFRVAEPAEPKFDAQDLYNLLPIDQKKVYDFEEILARLVDNSESMEFRPGYGPEVYTGLCKVNGFLVGIIGNRQGYLGKGYPEYADYPGMGGKLYRQGMIKMNEFVTLAGRDRIPLIWFQDTSGIDVGDTAEKAELLGIGQSLIYSIQQTDLPQMMVLLRKGSAAAHYLLGGPQGNDTNAFSIGTAASEVYVMHGETAAVAMYSRRLVKEKDAGRPIEPIIEKMNKIADDYKTFSRPKYCAEVGYVDEIVKLSEIRNYMVAFTGSAYQNPKSICPQHQMILPRIIKG, from the coding sequence ATGAGACCATATTTTGAAAAAATGCCGGACTTTGGCAACCCATTGAAAAAGGGGCAGATCAAGCGGGGCGTGGACAATGCCCAAAGCCTTAAGGCCGTGGAGCAGGAGATCGACGAGGCCGTAGACACCATCAAGAACGCAGGCTTTTCCGAAGAAAAGATCAATGCCCGGGGCCAGATGACCGTGTGGCAGCGTCTGGATTATATCGTTGACAAGGGCACCTGGTCGCCCCTGCACATTCTTTACAATCCGGCCAACAACAGCGAGGGAACCACCAATGTGATTGATGGTCTGGGCAAGATTTCCGGACGCTGGGCCGTGATCATCGGGTTTGACAACAAGGTCATGGCCGGGGCCTGGCTTGCCGGTCAGTCTGAAAACATCCTCAGGGTAACCGACCTTGCCAAGCGGCTGAACATTCCCCTGGTGTGGCTGGTCAACTGCAGCGGGGCAAAACTGACCGAGCAGGAGAAATTCTACGCCAATCGCAGGGGGGCAGGAACGCCCTTTTACCGCCATGCTGAGCTCAATCAGATGGGCATTCCCGTGCTTGCCGGCATCTACGGCACCAACCCTGCAGGTGGCGGTTACCAGAGCATCAGCCCCACCATCCTCTTTGCCCACAAGGATTGCAACATCGCCGTTGGCGGTGCCGGCATTGTGAGCGGCATGGCTCCCAAGGGCAATTTTGACGGGGCCGCAGCTGAACAGATCATCGAAAATACCCGGCATTTCAAGAGCCATCCCCCGGGAAGCGTTGCCACCCATTACGACGGCACGGGGTTCTTCAGGTATGTGTACGAGGAAGAAACCGGTGTGCTGGACGGCCTTAAAGAGTACATGGCCGAAATTCCTGCCTACAACCCCAGGTTTTTCCGGGTGGCAGAACCGGCTGAACCCAAGTTTGATGCCCAGGATCTTTACAACCTGCTGCCCATTGACCAGAAAAAGGTCTATGACTTTGAGGAAATTTTGGCCCGGCTGGTGGATAACTCGGAATCCATGGAGTTCAGGCCCGGTTATGGACCCGAGGTCTACACGGGGCTGTGCAAGGTCAATGGATTCCTTGTGGGCATCATCGGCAACCGCCAGGGATATCTTGGCAAAGGGTATCCGGAGTATGCCGATTACCCGGGCATGGGCGGCAAGCTCTACCGCCAGGGCATGATCAAGATGAACGAGTTTGTCACCCTGGCCGGCCGGGACCGGATACCGCTGATCTGGTTCCAGGACACCTCGGGAATCGACGTGGGGGATACGGCTGAAAAGGCCGAACTCCTCGGCATCGGCCAGAGCCTGATCTACTCGATCCAGCAGACCGATCTTCCCCAGATGATGGTACTTTTACGCAAAGGCTCTGCTGCGGCCCACTATCTCCTGGGCGGTCCCCAGGGCAACGATACCAACGCTTTTTCCATTGGCACGGCTGCAAGCGAGGTCTATGTGATGCACGGGGAAACAGCCGCCGTTGCCATGTATTCCCGCCGTCTGGTCAAGGAAAAGGATGCCGGCCGGCCCATCGAGCCCATCATTGAAAAGATGAACAAGATCGCCGATGATTACAAAACCTTTTCACGGCCCAAATACTGCGCCGAAGTCGGGTATGTGGACGAGATCGTAAAGCTGTCCGAGATCCGGAACTACATGGTCGCCTTTACCGGTTCTGCCTACCAGAACCCTAAATCCATCTGTCCCCAGCACCAGATGATTCTGCCAAGGATCATCAAAGGATAG
- a CDS encoding aspartate/glutamate racemase family protein produces the protein MTVYLANDSKKSWYGEAIGILILDATYPCIPGNVGNATTYDFPVRYKVVKDATIERLLTQRDPSLIQPFIDAARELEDEGVKAITGACGFMALFQQEIKRSVNIPVLMSSLLQIPFIQQIITPAKKVAVITADSTAITPEHFLNVGVNPDIALVLAGMENSTEFRESVLEEKGTLDSDKIEAEIVGVAKQVLEQNSDIGAFLLECSDLPPYSSAVFNATHLPVFDYITMIKHVYSTLRQVPYSGFM, from the coding sequence ATGACTGTTTACCTTGCAAACGACTCAAAGAAATCCTGGTATGGGGAGGCCATCGGTATCCTTATCCTAGATGCCACCTATCCCTGCATTCCCGGTAATGTTGGCAACGCCACGACCTATGATTTTCCGGTACGATACAAAGTCGTAAAGGATGCCACCATCGAACGGCTGCTTACCCAGCGGGATCCTTCATTGATTCAACCGTTCATTGATGCCGCAAGGGAGCTTGAGGATGAAGGTGTAAAGGCTATTACAGGGGCCTGTGGTTTTATGGCTCTTTTTCAGCAGGAGATAAAACGATCTGTAAATATCCCGGTGCTCATGTCAAGCCTTCTGCAGATTCCGTTTATACAGCAGATCATTACGCCAGCCAAAAAAGTAGCGGTTATCACCGCAGATTCCACGGCCATTACCCCTGAACATTTCTTGAACGTGGGCGTAAATCCAGATATTGCCCTTGTTCTTGCCGGCATGGAAAACAGCACTGAGTTTCGTGAATCTGTCCTTGAAGAAAAGGGAACCCTTGATTCTGATAAGATAGAGGCGGAGATTGTCGGGGTGGCAAAACAGGTGCTTGAGCAAAATTCCGATATCGGTGCATTCCTGCTTGAATGTAGCGATCTTCCTCCCTATTCTTCGGCCGTGTTCAATGCAACCCATCTTCCTGTTTTTGACTATATTACCATGATCAAACATGTTTATAGCACTTTGAGACAGGTTCCTTACTCGGGGTTCATGTAG
- the acd gene encoding glutaryl-CoA dehydrogenase Acd: MDFRLSKEMTMLQKAVREFVKKKITPNADAWDEANYFPYKEAVLPMGELGFYGTVIPEEYGGEDMGWMAAMIVTEEIAKGSSSLRVQVNMQVLGCAYGIFKYGTEAAKKRYVEKLCTAEYLGGFGITEADAGSDVMAMATTAEDKGDHYLLNGSKTWISNAAIADVLICYAYTDKSIGTKGLSAFVIEPKNFPGISTSALEKLGSHSSPTGEVFLDNVKVPKENLLGKSGDGAKILFGSLNHTRLSAAAGGVGLAQACLDEAIKYCNTRKQFGKPIGLFQMNQDMIAQMAAEIDAARFMVYRAAFEKDQGNINNGLDVAKAKYLAGEVATKASNFAMRILGAYGYSTEYPVARFYRDAPTYSMVEGSANICKMIIALDQLGIKRANR; encoded by the coding sequence ATGGATTTCAGACTCTCTAAAGAGATGACAATGTTGCAGAAAGCCGTCAGGGAATTTGTAAAAAAGAAGATTACCCCCAATGCTGATGCCTGGGATGAGGCCAACTATTTTCCCTACAAGGAGGCCGTACTTCCCATGGGCGAGCTTGGATTCTACGGCACGGTGATCCCCGAGGAGTACGGCGGAGAAGACATGGGCTGGATGGCTGCCATGATTGTCACCGAGGAGATTGCCAAGGGCTCAAGTTCTCTCAGGGTCCAGGTCAACATGCAGGTGTTGGGATGTGCATATGGGATCTTTAAATATGGTACTGAGGCCGCAAAGAAACGCTATGTTGAAAAGCTCTGCACCGCCGAATACCTGGGCGGTTTCGGCATTACCGAGGCCGATGCAGGATCCGACGTCATGGCCATGGCCACCACGGCCGAGGACAAGGGCGACCATTATCTGCTCAACGGGTCAAAGACCTGGATCTCCAATGCGGCCATTGCCGATGTTTTGATCTGCTACGCCTATACGGACAAATCAATTGGAACCAAGGGATTGTCCGCCTTTGTGATCGAGCCCAAGAATTTTCCTGGAATCTCCACATCAGCCCTTGAGAAGTTAGGTTCACACTCTTCTCCCACGGGAGAGGTGTTCCTGGATAATGTCAAGGTGCCCAAGGAGAATCTGCTTGGAAAATCAGGGGATGGGGCAAAGATTCTGTTCGGGTCCTTGAACCACACTCGTCTTTCGGCCGCAGCAGGCGGGGTGGGCCTTGCCCAGGCATGCCTTGACGAGGCCATTAAATATTGCAATACCAGGAAACAGTTTGGCAAACCCATTGGGCTTTTTCAGATGAATCAGGATATGATCGCCCAGATGGCAGCCGAGATTGATGCGGCCCGTTTCATGGTTTACCGGGCAGCCTTTGAAAAGGATCAGGGTAATATCAACAACGGTCTTGACGTTGCCAAGGCCAAGTACCTTGCAGGCGAAGTGGCCACCAAGGCGTCTAATTTTGCCATGAGAATCCTTGGGGCCTATGGCTATTCAACGGAATACCCTGTGGCCCGTTTTTACAGGGACGCCCCCACCTACAGCATGGTGGAAGGTTCTGCCAACATCTGCAAGATGATCATTGCCCTTGACCAGCTGGGCATTAAACGGGCAAATCGGTAA